In the genome of Conger conger chromosome 8, fConCon1.1, whole genome shotgun sequence, one region contains:
- the LOC133135023 gene encoding coronin-2B-like isoform X1: protein MTTTKMTWRPQYRNSKFRHVFGKPATKENCYDGVPITRSVQDNNFCAVNPLFVAVITECAGGGAFLVITIRHTGKVDPHHPRVCGHKGNVLDIKWNPFNDFCIASCSEDTTVKIWDIPKHGLLKDITVPRKELQGHSRRVALIEWHPTASNVLFSTAYDYKVMVWNLDTPEQVIKNPVKTISEHTDLVLSLSFNTEGSKLATSCKDKKIRIIDSRTGRLLQEANTKSHKASKVFFLGNLKMLLSTGSSRWNHRQIALWDQEDLSVPLVEEDLDGSSGVLFPFYDPDTHMLYLAGKGDGNIRYYEISSEKPYVQFLNEHRSTLPQKGMGIMPKRGLDVCSCEVFRFYRLVTIKSLIEPLSLIVPRRSESYQEDIYPMTAGDRPAMTAGEWLMGMEKGPVLMSLKPGSRLPDIYPEEDLDGSLDGTHYQTHAGLVELSPLESQDGKGPNSFNALSKEDRPQGTIWTTTSNGCEVMQVASTPKTENELRQVFFQQQNEIRRLMDLLTQRDVRIKQLELEINNVKNSMRSSL, encoded by the exons ATGACATGGCGGCCCCAGTATCGCAATTCCAAGTTCCGGCACGTGTTCGGGAAGCCCGCCACCAAGGAGAACTGCTACGATGGTGTCCCCATCACCAGGAGCGTCCAGGACAACAACTTCTGCGCAGTCAACCCGCTCTTCGTCGCCGTCATCACGGAGTGTGCCGGGGGCGGAGCTTTCCTGGTCATCACCATTCGTCAT ACCGGGAAGGTGGACCCGCACCACCCTCGCGTGTGCGGCCACAAGGGGAACGTGCTGGACATCAAATGGAACCCCTTCAATGACTTCTGCATTGCATCCTGCTCTGAAGACACCACG GTGAAAATCTGGGATATTCCGAAACATGGTCTACTGAAGGATATCACAGTCCCCAGGAAGGAGCTGCAGGGCCACTCTCGTAGGGTGGCGCTCATCGAGTGGCACCCCACCGCAAGCAACGTGCTCTTCAGCACGGCCTACGACtacaag GTAATGGTGTGGAACCTGGATACTCCAGAGCAGGTGATTAAAAACCCAGTGAAGACCATCAGTGAGCATACAGACCTGGTACTGTCCTTGTCCTTCAACACGGAGGGCAGCAAGCTGGCCACATCCTGCAAGGACAAGAAGATCCGCATCATCGACTCTCGCACTGGGAGACtcctacag GAGGCTaacacaaagtcacacaaaGCCAGCAAGGTGTTCTTCCTCGGCAATCTGAAAATGCTCCTTTCAACAGGAAGCTCCCGGTGGAACCACAGGCAAATAGCTCTCTGGGATCAG GAGGACCTGTCTGTGCCTTTGGTAGAAGAGGACTTGGATGGTTCCTCGGGTGTTTTATTCCCCTTCTATGACCCTGACACTCACATGCTGTACCTGGCCGGGAAG GGTGACGGTAATATCAGGTACTATGAGATCAGCTCAGAGAAACCCTATGTGCAGTTCCTTAACGAACATCGTTCCACCCTTCCGCAGAAGGGAATGG GCATCATGCCAAAGCGAGGGCTGGACGTGTGCTCCTGCGAAGTTTTCCGATTTTACAGGCTGGTGACAATCAAGAGCCTCATCGAGCCGCTCTCCCTGATCGTCCCacgcagg TCGGAATCATACCAGGAGGACATCTATCCCATGACCGCGGGGGACAGGCCAGCGATGACCGCAGGGGAATGGCTCATGGGGATGGAGAAAG GCCCTGTTTTGATGTCTCTGAAGCCTGGGAGTAGATTACCAGACATCTACCCAGAGGAGGACCTGGACGGGTCCCTGGATGGGACCCACTACCAGACCCATGCCGGCCTGGTGGAGCTCAGTCCCCTGGAGAGCCAGGACGGAAAGGGGCCAAACAGCTTCAACGCCCTGTCTAAAGAAGACCGACCCCAGGGCACCATCTGGACAACCACGTCCAATGGATGCGAGGTCATGCAGGTGGCTTCAACGCCTAAAACTGAGAATGAG CTCCGACAGGTGTTCTTCCAGCAGCAGAACGAGATCCGTCGGCTTATGGACCTGCTGACCCAGAGAGATGTGCGGATTAAACAGTTAGAACTGGAGATCAACAACGTGAAGAACTCCATGAGGAGCTCTCTCTGA
- the LOC133135024 gene encoding acidic leucine-rich nuclear phosphoprotein 32 family member B-like — protein sequence MDMKKRIHLELRNRTPSDLRELVLDNCRSNEGKIEGLTAEFVNLKFLSLINVGLMSVSNLPKLGKLKQLELSDNRISGGLDVLAEKLPNLTHLNLSGNKLKDISTLEPLKKLDYLKSLDLFNCEVTNLNDYRESVFKLLPQLTYLDGYDMEDQEASDSDGDLDGDGVDFDDEEGEDDEDDEDGEEGDFDEEDDDDDDDEVDGEEDDDVSGEDEEEGIARAGAVDDDDDDDDDDDDDEDEEEEEAARGEKRKREAEDEDDEDDD from the exons ATGGACATGAAAAAAAGGATCCACCTAGAATTGAGAAATAGGACACCATCTGAT ctaCGAGAACTAGTCCTTGACAACTGCCGGTCTAATGAAGGAAAAATTGAAGGTCTCACTGCAGAATTTGTGAATCTCAAATTCCTCAGCTTAATAAATGTTGGCTTAATGTCTGTTTCCAACCTTCCGAAGCTTGGAAAGTTAAAACAA TTGGAGCTCAGTGACAACAGAATTTCGGGGGGACTTGATGTCTTGGCAGAAAAACTTCCAAACCTCACACACCTAAACCTCAGTGGAAACAAACTTAAAGACATCAGTACATTGGAACCTTTG AAAAAGCTAGACTATCTGAAGAGCCTTGACCTTTTCAATTGTGAAGTTACAAACCTGAATGACTATCGGGAGAGTGTCTTCAAGCTACTGCCTCAGCTCACATATCTGGATGGATATGACATGGAGGATCAGGAGGCATCTGACTCCGATGGGGACCTGGATGGAGATGGAGTCGACTTTGACGATGAAGAAG GGgaggatgatgaggatgatgaagatggtGAGGAGGGGGATTTTGATGAagaggatgatgatgacgatgatgacgaGGTAGACGGGGAAGaggatgatgatgtcagtgGAGAGGATGAA GAAGAAGGCATTGCCCGAGCTGGGGcagttgatgatgatgacgatgatgatgacgatgatgatgatgacgaagaTGAGGAGG AGGAGGAAGCAGCAAGAGGCGAGAAGCGGAAGCGGGAGGCAGAGGATGAAGACGACGAAGATGATGATTAA
- the LOC133135023 gene encoding coronin-2A-like isoform X2, protein MTWRPQYRNSKFRHVFGKPATKENCYDGVPITRSVQDNNFCAVNPLFVAVITECAGGGAFLVITIRHTGKVDPHHPRVCGHKGNVLDIKWNPFNDFCIASCSEDTTVKIWDIPKHGLLKDITVPRKELQGHSRRVALIEWHPTASNVLFSTAYDYKVMVWNLDTPEQVIKNPVKTISEHTDLVLSLSFNTEGSKLATSCKDKKIRIIDSRTGRLLQEANTKSHKASKVFFLGNLKMLLSTGSSRWNHRQIALWDQEDLSVPLVEEDLDGSSGVLFPFYDPDTHMLYLAGKGDGNIRYYEISSEKPYVQFLNEHRSTLPQKGMGIMPKRGLDVCSCEVFRFYRLVTIKSLIEPLSLIVPRRSESYQEDIYPMTAGDRPAMTAGEWLMGMEKGPVLMSLKPGSRLPDIYPEEDLDGSLDGTHYQTHAGLVELSPLESQDGKGPNSFNALSKEDRPQGTIWTTTSNGCEVMQVASTPKTENELRQVFFQQQNEIRRLMDLLTQRDVRIKQLELEINNVKNSMRSSL, encoded by the exons ATGACATGGCGGCCCCAGTATCGCAATTCCAAGTTCCGGCACGTGTTCGGGAAGCCCGCCACCAAGGAGAACTGCTACGATGGTGTCCCCATCACCAGGAGCGTCCAGGACAACAACTTCTGCGCAGTCAACCCGCTCTTCGTCGCCGTCATCACGGAGTGTGCCGGGGGCGGAGCTTTCCTGGTCATCACCATTCGTCAT ACCGGGAAGGTGGACCCGCACCACCCTCGCGTGTGCGGCCACAAGGGGAACGTGCTGGACATCAAATGGAACCCCTTCAATGACTTCTGCATTGCATCCTGCTCTGAAGACACCACG GTGAAAATCTGGGATATTCCGAAACATGGTCTACTGAAGGATATCACAGTCCCCAGGAAGGAGCTGCAGGGCCACTCTCGTAGGGTGGCGCTCATCGAGTGGCACCCCACCGCAAGCAACGTGCTCTTCAGCACGGCCTACGACtacaag GTAATGGTGTGGAACCTGGATACTCCAGAGCAGGTGATTAAAAACCCAGTGAAGACCATCAGTGAGCATACAGACCTGGTACTGTCCTTGTCCTTCAACACGGAGGGCAGCAAGCTGGCCACATCCTGCAAGGACAAGAAGATCCGCATCATCGACTCTCGCACTGGGAGACtcctacag GAGGCTaacacaaagtcacacaaaGCCAGCAAGGTGTTCTTCCTCGGCAATCTGAAAATGCTCCTTTCAACAGGAAGCTCCCGGTGGAACCACAGGCAAATAGCTCTCTGGGATCAG GAGGACCTGTCTGTGCCTTTGGTAGAAGAGGACTTGGATGGTTCCTCGGGTGTTTTATTCCCCTTCTATGACCCTGACACTCACATGCTGTACCTGGCCGGGAAG GGTGACGGTAATATCAGGTACTATGAGATCAGCTCAGAGAAACCCTATGTGCAGTTCCTTAACGAACATCGTTCCACCCTTCCGCAGAAGGGAATGG GCATCATGCCAAAGCGAGGGCTGGACGTGTGCTCCTGCGAAGTTTTCCGATTTTACAGGCTGGTGACAATCAAGAGCCTCATCGAGCCGCTCTCCCTGATCGTCCCacgcagg TCGGAATCATACCAGGAGGACATCTATCCCATGACCGCGGGGGACAGGCCAGCGATGACCGCAGGGGAATGGCTCATGGGGATGGAGAAAG GCCCTGTTTTGATGTCTCTGAAGCCTGGGAGTAGATTACCAGACATCTACCCAGAGGAGGACCTGGACGGGTCCCTGGATGGGACCCACTACCAGACCCATGCCGGCCTGGTGGAGCTCAGTCCCCTGGAGAGCCAGGACGGAAAGGGGCCAAACAGCTTCAACGCCCTGTCTAAAGAAGACCGACCCCAGGGCACCATCTGGACAACCACGTCCAATGGATGCGAGGTCATGCAGGTGGCTTCAACGCCTAAAACTGAGAATGAG CTCCGACAGGTGTTCTTCCAGCAGCAGAACGAGATCCGTCGGCTTATGGACCTGCTGACCCAGAGAGATGTGCGGATTAAACAGTTAGAACTGGAGATCAACAACGTGAAGAACTCCATGAGGAGCTCTCTCTGA